From Anticarsia gemmatalis isolate Benzon Research Colony breed Stoneville strain chromosome 27, ilAntGemm2 primary, whole genome shotgun sequence, one genomic window encodes:
- the LOC142984543 gene encoding chorion class A protein Ld19-like: MNTFAVVFLCVQACLVQSVFSQCTSRAAVAADPSPYGLAGPLALDGCAGWGGMAAAAPFGYRAGIADIAYPGLAAPYAGLAGPYAGLAGPYAGLAAPYGAAAPYGGAGEGNVAVAGELPVAGSTAVAGQVPIMGAVKFGGDVAAAGAVSIAGQCACGCGAGSPYIY, from the exons ATGAATACCTTCGCTGTTGTGTTCCTCTGCGTCCAAGCTTGCTTGGTACAG aGCGTGTTCAGTCAGTGCACCAGCCGCGCCGCAGTGGCCGCTGACCCCTCTCCTTACGGTTTGGCCGGTCCCCTCGCATTAGACGGTTGCGCTGGCTGGGGAGGTATGGCTGCCGCCGCTCCCTTCGGCTACCGCGCTGGAATCGCTGACATCGCCTACCCTGGTCTGGCTGCTCCTTACGCCGGTCTGGCTGGCCCTTACGCTGGATTAGCTGGCCCTTACGCTGGTTTGGCTGCCCCATACGGTGCGGCTGCTCCTTACGGTGGTGCCGGTGAAGGTAACGTGGCTGTCGCCGGTGAGCTGCCAGTCGCTGGTAGCACCGCTGTCGCCGGTCAGGTGCCCATCATGGGCGCTGTGAAGTTCGGTGGTGATGTCGCTGCTGCTGGAGCCGTGTCCATCGCTGGACAGTGCGCTTGCGGCTGCGGAGCTGGCTCCCCTTACATCTACTGA
- the LOC142984580 gene encoding chorion class A protein Ld19-like, with product MNTFAVVFLCVQACLVQSVFSQCTSRAAVAADPSPYGLAGPLALDGCAGWGGMAAAAPFGYRAGIADIAYPGLAAPYAGLAGPYAGLAGPYTGLAAPYGAAAPYGGAGEGNVAVAGELPVAGSTAVAGQVPIMGAVKFGGDVAAAGAVSIAGQCACGCGAPYEYLY from the exons ATGAATACCTTCGCCGTTGTGTTCCTCTGCGTCCAAGCTTGCTTGGTACAG aGCGTGTTCAGTCAGTGCACCAGCCGCGCCGCAGTGGCCGCTGACCCCTCTCCTTACGGTTTGGCCGGTCCCCTCGCATTAGACGGTTGCGCTGGCTGGGGAGGTATGGCTGCCGCCGCTCCCTTCGGCTACCGCGCTGGAATCGCTGACATCGCCTACCCTGGTCTGGCTGCCCCTTACGCCGGTCTGGCTGGCCCTTACGCTGGATTAGCTGGCCCTTACACTGGTTTGGCTGCCCCATACGGTGCGGCTGCTCCTTACGGTGGTGCCGGTGAAGGTAACGTGGCTGTCGCCGGTGAGCTGCCAGTCGCTGGTAGCACCGCTGTCGCCGGTCAGGTGCCCATCATGGGCGCTGTGAAGTTCGGTGGTGATGTCGCTGCTGCTGGAGCCGTGTCCATCGCTGGACAGTGCGCTTGCGGCTGTGGAGCTCCCTACGAGTACTTGTACTAA
- the LOC142984372 gene encoding chorion class B protein Ld32-like, whose amino-acid sequence MFAKIVLVFCAQALFVQVAFSQCLGSRALASPCGLAAPALAYDGLAGWASPYGLGAPCGLATAMDFTPTSGGGLPVSSASAIAPVGLSVASENVYEGILAAAGELPFVGTVAVEGVLPTAGAGAVNHACGNGINAMAAETTAFAPGYAAAAYAPAAALAPFGAAGIAPFGVAGIAPAAAIAPGIGLAAPALGYAGWAGRGCGCGI is encoded by the exons ATGTTTGCTAAGATCGTCCTCGTCTTCTGCGCTCAAGCGCTCTTCGTGCAG GTGGCGTTCAGCCAGTGCCTCGGTAGTCGCGCTTTGGCTTCTCCCTGTGGACTGGCTGCTCCCGCGCTTGCCTACGACGGCTTGGCCGGTTGGGCTTCTCCTTACGGCTTGGGTGCTCCTTGTGGTCTTGCTACCGCCATGGACTTCACCCCCACCAGCGGTGGTGGACTGCCCGTCTCCAGCGCCTCCGCCATCGCTCCCGTCGGCCTCTCCGTAGCGTCTGAGAACGTTTATGAGGGTATTCTGGCCGCGGCTGGTGAGCTGCCGTTCGTCGGTACTGTAGCTGTAGAGGGTGTGTTGCCCACTGCTGGTGCTGGTGCCGTCAACCACGCCTGCGGCAATGGCATCAACGCCATGGCCGCCGAGACTACTGCCTTCGCTCCCGGCTACGCTGCGGCCGCCTACGCTCCCGCTGCCGCTCTCGCTCCCTTCGGTGCTGCTGGCATCGCTCCCTTCGGTGTTGCCGGCATCGCTCCCGCCGCTGCTATCGCTCCTGGTATCGGTCTCGCCGCTCCTGCTCTCGGCTACGCCGGGTGGGCTGGCAGAGGATGTGGATGCGGTATTTAA
- the LOC142984373 gene encoding chorion class A protein Ld19-like, with amino-acid sequence MNTFAVVFLCVQACLVQSVFSQCTSRAAVAADPSPYGLAGPLALDGCAGWGGMAAAAPFGYRAGIADIAYPGLAAPYAGLAGPYAGLAGPYAGLAGPYAGLAAPYGAAAPYGGAGEGNVAVAGELPVAGSTAVAGQVPIMGAVKFGGDVAAAGAVSIAGQCACGCGAGSPYIY; translated from the exons ATGAATACCTTCGCTGTTGTGTTCCTCTGCGTCCAAGCTTGCTTGGTACAG aGCGTGTTCAGTCAGTGCACCAGCCGCGCCGCAGTGGCCGCTGACCCCTCTCCTTACGGTTTGGCCGGTCCCCTCGCATTAGACGGTTGCGCTGGCTGGGGAGGTATGGCTGCCGCCGCTCCCTTCGGCTACCGCGCTGGAATCGCTGACATCGCCTACCCTGGTCTGGCTGCTCCTTACGCCGGTCTGGCTGGCCCTTACGCTGGATTAGCTGGCCCTTACGCTGGATTAGCTGGCCCTTACGCTGGTTTGGCTGCCCCATACGGTGCGGCTGCTCCTTACGGTGGTGCCGGTGAAGGTAACGTGGCTGTCGCCGGTGAGCTGCCAGTCGCTGGTAGCACCGCTGTCGCCGGTCAGGTGCCCATCATGGGCGCTGTGAAGTTCGGTGGTGATGTCGCTGCTGCTGGTGCCGTGTCCATCGCTGGACAGTGCGCTTGCGGCTGCGGAGCTGGCTCCCCTTACATTTACTGA
- the LOC142984678 gene encoding chorion class B protein Ld10-like yields the protein MSVKAILVLCAQALFVQSALSQCLGSRALATPCGLAAPALAYDGLAGPYGMAAPYGLGAPCGYATAMDFTPTSGGGLPVSSASAIAPVGLSVASENVYEGILAAAGELPFVGTVAVEGVLLTAGAGAVNHACGNGINAMAAETTAFAPGYAAAAYAPAAALAPFGAAGIAPFGVTGIAPAAAIAPGLGLAAPALGYGAGWAGRGCGCML from the exons ATGTCTGTCAAAGCCATCCTCGTCCTCTGCGCTCAGGCGCTCTTCGTGCAG tccGCACTGAGCCAGTGCCTCGGTAGCCGTGCGTTGGCTACTCCTTGTGGCCTGGCCGCTCCCGCGCTGGCGTACGACGGCTTGGCTGGTCCCTATGGTATGGCTGCTCCTTACGGCTTGGGTGCTCCTTGCGGTTACGCCACCGCCATGGACTTCACCCCCACCAGCGGTGGTGGACTGCCCGTCTCCAGTGCCTCCGCCATCGCTCCCGTCGGCCTCTCCGTAGCGTCTGAGAACGTTTATGAGGGTATTCTGGCCGCGGCTGGTGAGCTGCCGTTCGTCGGTACTGTAGCTGTAGAAGGTGTGTTGCTCACTGCTGGTGCTGGTGCCGTCAACCACGCCTGCGGCAATGGCATCAACGCCATGGCCGCCGAGACTACTGCCTTCGCTCCCGGCTACGCTGCGGCCGCCTACGCTCCCGCTGCCGCTCTCGCTCCCTTCGGTGCTGCTGGCATCGCTCCCTTCGGTGTCACCGGCATCGCTCCCGCCGCTGCTATCGCTCCTGGTCTCGGTCTCGCCGCTCCTGCTCTCGGCTACGGCGCCGGATGGGCTGGCAGAGGTTGTGGGTGTATGCTGTAA
- the LOC142984370 gene encoding chorion class CB protein M5H4-like, with amino-acid sequence MAYDAIAPCGYEGLAAPFAYDRLTGPLAYDGLIAGRGLAFDGYAPAMDFTPTSGGGLTVTSASAIAPTGISVVSENAYEGILTVAGEVPFIGTTGMEGVLPTAGSGAVSHACGNGINAMAAETTAFAPGYAAAAYAPAAGLVPFGAAGIAPAAAIAPAALAPGLIAPAAFAPGPLTPAAAIAPAAFSGCGRGLVY; translated from the coding sequence ATGGCATACGACGCTATCGCTCCCTGTGGTTACGAGGGCTTGGCTGCCCCATTCGCTTACGACAGACTTACCGGTCCTTTAGCGTACGACGGTCTCATCGCAGGCAGAGGCTTAGCTTTTGACGGCTACGCTCCCGCCATGGACTTCACCCCCACCAGCGGCGGTGGATTAACCGTCACCAGCGCCTCTGCCATCGCTCCCACTGGCATTTCTGTGGTCTCCGAAAACGCCTATGAAGGTATCCTGACTGTGGCTGGAGAAGTTCCGTTCATTGGTACCACTGGTATGGAGGGCGTGCTGCCCACTGCTGGTTCTGGAGCTGTTAGTCACGCTTGTGGTAATGGCATCAACGCCATGGCTGCTGAGACAACTGCCTTCGCTCCCGGCTACGCTGCGGCCGCCTACGCTCCCGCTGCCGGTCTTGTTCCCTTCGGTGCTGCTGGCATCGCTCCCGCCGCTGCTATTGCTCCCGCTGCCCTCGCTCCAGGACTTATTGCACCAGCTGCGTTTGCCCCTGGACCACTTACACCTGCTGCAGCCATCGCTCCCGCAGCTTTTTCCGGCTGTGGTCGAggattagtttattaa
- the LOC142984557 gene encoding chorion class A protein Ld19-like, with protein MNTFAVVFLCVQACLVQSVFSQCTSRAAVAADPSPYGLAGPLALDGCAGWGGMAAAAPFGYRAGIADIAYPGLAAPYAGLAGPYAGLAGPYAGLAAPYGAAAPYGGAGEGNVAVAGELPVAGSTAVAGQVPIMGAVKFGGDVAAAGAVSIAGQCACGCGAGSPYIY; from the exons ATGAATACCTTCGCTGTTGTGTTCCTCTGCGTCCAAGCTTGCTTGGTACAG AGCGTATTCAGTCAGTGCACCAGCCGCGCCGCAGTGGCCGCTGACCCCTCTCCTTACGGTTTGGCCGGTCCCCTCGCATTAGACGGTTGCGCTGGCTGGGGAGGTATGGCAGCCGCCGCTCCCTTCGGCTACCGCGCTGGAATCGCTGACATCGCCTACCCTGGTCTGGCTGCTCCTTACGCCGGTCTGGCTGGCCCTTACGCTGGATTAGCTGGCCCTTACGCTGGTTTGGCTGCCCCATACGGTGCGGCTGCTCCTTACGGTGGTGCCGGTGAAGGTAACGTGGCTGTCGCCGGTGAGCTGCCAGTCGCTGGTAGCACCGCTGTCGCCGGTCAGGTGCCCATCATGGGCGCTGTGAAGTTCGGTGGTGATGTCGCTGCTGCTGGTGCCGTGTCCATCGCTGGACAGTGCGCTTGCGGCTGCGGAGCTGGTTCCCCTTACATCTACTAA
- the LOC142984494 gene encoding chorion class B protein Ld32-like, which yields MAAPYGLGAPCGYAAAMDFTPTSGGGLPVSSASAIAPVGLSVASENVYEGILAAAGELPFVGTVAVEGVLPTAGAGVVNHACGNGINAMAAETTAFAPGYAAAAYAPAAALAPFGAAGIAPFGVAGIAPAAAIAPGLGLAAPGLGYRAGWAGRGCGCAI from the coding sequence ATGGCTGCTCCTTACGGCTTGGGTGCACCTTGCGGTTATGCTGCCGCCATGGACTTCACTCCCACCAGCGGTGGTGGACTGCCCGTCTCCAGCGCCTCCGCCATCGCTCCCGTCGGCCTCTCCGTAGCGTCTGAGAACGTTTATGAGGGTATTCTGGCCGCGGCTGGTGAGCTGCCGTTCGTCGGTACTGTAGCTGTAGAGGGTGTGTTGCCCACTGCTGGTGCTGGTGTTGTCAACCACGCCTGCGGCAATGGCATCAACGCCATGGCCGCCGAGACTACTGCCTTCGCTCCCGGCTACGCTGCGGCCGCCTACGCTCCCGCTGCCGCTCTCGCTCCCTTCGGTGCTGCTGGCATCGCTCCCTTCGGTGTTGCCGGCATCGCTCCCGCCGCTGCTATCGCTCCTGGTCTCGGTCTCGCCGCTCCTGGTCTCGGTTACCGCGCCGGGTGGGCTGGCAGAGGATGCGGATGCGCTatctaa
- the LOC142984622 gene encoding chorion class B protein Ld10-like: protein MSAKIVLVFCAQALFVQVAFSQCLGSRALASPCGLAAPALAYDGLAGPYGMAGAYGLGAPCGYAAAMDFTPTSGGGLPVSSASAIAPVGLSVASENVYEGILAAAGELPFVGTVAVEGVLPTAGAGAVNHACGNGINAMAAETTAFAPGYAAAAYAPAAALAPFGAAGIAPFGVAGIAPAAAIAPGLGLAAPGLGYAGWAGRGCGCGI, encoded by the exons ATGTCTGCTAAGATCGTCCTCGTCTTCTGCGCTCAGGCGCTCTTCGTGCAG GTCGCGTTCAGCCAGTGCCTCGGTAGCCGTGCGTTGGCTTCTCCTTGTGGACTGGCCGCTCCCGCGCTGGCGTACGACGGCTTGGCCGGTCCTTATGGTATGGCCGGTGCTTACGGCTTGGGTGCACCTTGCGGTTATGCTGCCGCCATGGACTTCACCCCCACCAGCGGTGGTGGACTGCCCGTCTCCAGCGCCTCCGCCATCGCTCCCGTCGGCCTCTCCGTAGCGTCTGAGAACGTTTATGAGGGTATTCTGGCCGCGGCTGGTGAGCTGCCGTTCGTCGGTACTGTAGCTGTAGAGGGTGTGTTGCCCACTGCTGGTGCTGGTGCCGTCAACCACGCCTGCGGCAATGGCATCAACGCCATGGCCGCCGAGACTACTGCCTTCGCTCCCGGCTACGCTGCGGCCGCCTACGCTCCCGCTGCCGCTCTCGCTCCCTTCGGTGCTGCTGGCATCGCTCCCTTCGGTGTTGCCGGCATCGCTCCCGCCGCTGCTATCGCTCCTGGTCTCGGTCTCGCCGCTCCTGGTCTCGGCTACGCCGGATGGGCTGGCAGAGGATGTGGATGCGGTATTTAA